A genomic stretch from Pempheris klunzingeri isolate RE-2024b chromosome 23, fPemKlu1.hap1, whole genome shotgun sequence includes:
- the LOC139223170 gene encoding E3 ubiquitin-protein ligase Topors-like gives MPLTVRNSARRRRKNPDEKLPERPGESSSAQVMAPTRMKLRGRRRDAAAGGSAQPEEEEERSRESGGRSSRRKNTNNTTTTAPAAASSPPSSSSAAASASARAVMAAEEASPDSKCPICLDRFNNLAYLDRCLHRFCFPCIQEWSHNKAECPLCKQPFASILHSVRAEDDFKEYTLRPAPANSSVAATVAMVAAMASAARSDHQMRLMLRRHRGADGGETTTRRRRRERGGRGGGGRRAGVWEWYLDSPPLALPPLPHHPAISPVVAEDSEDGEELEEQRTRGGADLEERGVIFEGLTGLGGAVAPAAPNDRASRRLMTRLATRQRLQREGGTVRRLRERETLAFRRALYRSAIRVRGVAGVNGNSNQGQQQRDISAESFRRNPVHLNRLRPWLRRELTVLYGAHGSLVDIVQRIIMARLARHGLEDTPTIEEELRPFLLARTDHFLHELVSFARSPLSLENYDLQAVYEPPAAAMELDGTSSSTDSSSVIAISEGEEEERRARGRSEERLPGRAAATMDANDDVIQTGSCLSLSAWDDETPGPSYSTAEPSCSLAPLSFSPAPQEAANEEAAEKREEEEEGEECLIVGYKKPIAERTPELVQLSSDTEEEEEEKKKEEEEKEEKLPLLPSLAPPLSFLPTIPPSTSGAYSGEQDGQPEEKDGEVVRRSWSGSSGRNSVCTLSPATPGEGEQRRESWRDRKHGGGEAAREKRRRKRSRRGRERSGDRLRKSGTLYNPNRSIYPAMMRHRSHSPSPFHSSVDSGSPLPPSPPDSSWEYHCSQVSPLTSSVSSPSRSSSSSPSSSPLCSSPPPSSQTPPSPSFSPSDRGNTHHGEKPGGKRKYKSRHLDSDDKDPTWRPSSGRRRERRRERREKERRRRGREGRRGRETTRRDAHRDGSGGDSSSRRCRDDRSPSVEIIYEGTITSNASQPPARKRRRKRHRRTQHSSSPVIITLDSDSSHDDGVNNTNNVSSSSSSPLSSQQTVDFSDLPPLPLVPSADVGGALNADIGELPVDILDRGSDGSETEPGGRAEAAGPIAIDNSDNSDHDVDVENVDEGAALTESDDDRGPMREGSVVGGSRPTGGNDAAAPMDLVLKTDSGVSTPDSGLLTTILNDLKGIAPPRSDLALNRESSCSSDISKKRRRVQSPTSSQDDDAVGDQNRGFDSPTCRASVPPLPPLERLKACGVREEGRDAPPLLKQASPVRPYNRNTPPPLKHKDSTSPRLSNPIDPRLGGALPKGNQAIPPISTLKSNREDTSERISLSRVSSVPTTAPDDGLSPIDMHPKRPKSTVDIHSSSAASEGPTDEASLLVNHEERSPHGHMPPVDLYRTSPVPPVDVHSSSFVSTMTDEHLNHTALSSSAFQTPRRKCNSQSEPTVDSHSKRLCPADFDSKPCNHFDPSSDPPSPIETSSKHSVPVDSHPKNSLRAFQPPADNHVTSSPRSDENQWHSNSSIDAHSDSQAPLDVWNAQTRLNR, from the exons ATGCCGCTCACGGTGCGAAATTCCGCccggaggaggagaaaaaacccGGATGAGAAGCTCCCGGAGCGACCTGGAGAGTCCTCTTCAGCTCAG GTGATGGCGCCCACGAGGATGAAGCTGCGCGGTCGTCGGCGTGACGCTGCGGCGGGAGGAAGCGCTCAgccggaggaagaggaggagaggagcagagagagcgGCGGtcgcagcagcaggaggaaaaacaccaacaacaccacGACCACAGCCCCTGCCGCCGCCtcgtctcctccctcctcctcctccgctgctgCCTCGGCCTCGGCGCGGGCAGTGATGGCGGCGGAGGAGGCGTCGCCGGACTCCAAGTGCCCGATCTGCCTGGACCGCTTCAACAACCTGGCCTACCTGGACCGCTGCCTGCACCGCTTCTGCTTCCCGTGCATCCAGGAGTGGTCGCACAACAAGGCCGAGTGTCCGCTCTGCAAGCAGCCGTTCGCCTCCATCCTGCACTCCGTCCGCGCCGAGGACGACTTCAAGGAGTACACGCTGCGGCCGGCGCCCGCCAACAGCAGCGTGGCCGCCACCGTCGCCATGGTGGCGGCGATGGCCTCGGCGGCGAGGAGCGACCATCAGATGAGGCTGATGCTGAGGCGGCACAGAGGGGCGGACGGCGGGGAGACGACCACGAGGCGGCGgcggagggagagggggggtaGAGGAGGTGGAGGCCGGAGGGCAGGGGTGTGGGAGTGGTACCTGGACTCTCCTCCcctcgctctccctcctcttcctcaccatcCCGCCATCTCGCCCGTGGTCGCCGAGGACAGCGAGGACGGCGAGGAGCTGGAAGAGCAGAGAACGAGGGGCGGGGCTGATCTGGAGGAGCGGGGGGTGATTTTTGAGGGGCTGACGGGCCTCGGGGGGGCGGTGGCACCCGCGGCGCCCAACGACCGGGCGTCGCGGCGGCTGATGACTCGTTTGGCGACGAGGCAGCGGCTGCAGCGGGAGGGTGGAACCGTGCGGcggctgagggagagagagacgctgGCGTTCCGTCGTGCCCTCTACCGCAGCGCCATTCGGGTTCGTGGCGTTGCCGGGGTCAACGGCAACAGTAACCAGGGGCAGCAGCAGCGCGACATCTCAGCAGAAAGCTTTCGCCGCAACCCCGTCCACCTGAACAGACTCCGCCCCTGGCTGCGGCGGGAGCTCACGGTGCTCTACGGTGCACACGGCTCGCTGGTTGACATCGTCCAACGCATCATCATGGCACGGCTCGCCCGCCACGGCCTGGAGGACACGCCCACCATAGAAGAAGAGCTGCGGCCCTTCCTGTTGGCGCGCACCGACCACTTCCTGCACGAGCTGGTCAGCTTCGCCCGCTCGCCGCTCAGCCTGGAGAACTACGACCTGCAGGCGGTGTACGAGCCGCCGGCCGCCGCCATGGAGCTGGACGGGACGAGCAGCTCCACCGACAGCAGCTCCGTCATCGCCATCTCGGAgggcgaggaagaggagaggcgGGCAAGAGGAAGGTCAGAGGAGAGGCTGCCGGGGAGGGCGGCGGCGACGATGGACGCCAACGACGATGTCATCCAAACGGGAAGCTGCCTCAGCCTGTCAGCGTGGGACGACGAGACGCCGGGCCCCTCCTACTCCACCGCCGAGCCGTCGTGTTCGCTCGCCCCGCTGTCATTCAGCCCCGCCCCTCAGGAGGCAGCCAATGAGGAGGCAGCTGAGaagcgggaggaggaggaggagggcgaggagTGTCTGATCGTCGGATACAAGAAGCCGATAGCGGAGCGGACGCCGGAGCTGGTGCAGCTCTCCTCCGACaccgaggaggaagaggaggagaagaagaaggaggaggaagagaaggaggagaagcttcctctcctcccctcccttgcccctcccctctccttcctaCCCACAATCCCTCCCTCCACGTCCGGCGCCTACAGCGGCGAGCAGGACGGCCAGCCGGAGGAGAAAGACGGCGAGGTGGTCCGGCGGTCGTGGTCGGGCAGCTCAGGGAGGAACTCCGTGTGCACGCTCAGCCCGGCCACGCCTGGCGAGGGCGAGCAGCGGCGggagagctggagagacagGAAGCATGGCGGCGGCGAGGCGgcgagggagaagaggaggaggaagaggagcaggagagggcgGGAGAGGAGCGGCGACCGGCTGAGGAAGAGTGGCACCCTGTACAACCCGAACCGCTCCATCTATCCCGCCATGATGCGTCACCGCTCGCACTCCCCCTCGCCGTTTCACTCCAGCGTCGACTCGGGCTCGCCGCTGCCGCCCAGCCCGCCGGACTCCAGCTGGGAGTATCACTGCTCCCAGGTGtcccccctcacctcctctgtgtcctcgCCCTCccggtcctcctcctcctccccctcctcctcgcccctctgctcctccccgCCGCCGTCGTCACAGACGCCACCTTCTCCCTCGTTCTCCCCCAGCGACCGCGGCAACACCCACCACGGGGAGAAACCCGGCGGGAAGAGGAAGTACAAGAGCCGCCACCTGGACAGCGACGACAAGGACCCGACATGGAGGCCGAGCAGCGGGCGCCGccgggagaggaggagggagcgacgggagaaggagaggaggagaagggggagggaggggaggaggggcagGGAGACGACAAGGAGGGATGCTCACCGGGACGGCAGCGGCGGAGACAG cagcagcaggaggtgcaGGGACGACCGGAGTCCCAGCGTGGAGATCATCTACGAGGGCACCATCACCTCCAACGCCTCGCAGCCGCCCGCTCGCAAACGCCGCAGGAAACGGCACCGCAGGACGCAGCACAGCAG CTCTCCGGTCATCATCACCCTCGACAGCGACAGTAGCCACGACGACGGCGTCAACAACACCAACaacgtcagcagcagcagcagcagtccgctcagcagccagcagacCGTCGACTTCTCCgaccttcctcctctcccattGGTGCCCTCCGCCGACGTGGGCGGAGCCTTGAATGCCGACATCGGCGAACTTCCCGTCGACATCCTGGACCGAGGGTCGGACGGGTCGGAGACCGAACCGGGGGGCCGAGCCGAGGCCGCTGGTCCCATCGCCATCGACAACAGCGACAACAGTGATCACGACGTGGACGTGGAGAACGTCGACGAAGGCGCCGCCCTCACGGAGTCTGATGATGACAGAGGACCAATGAGAGAGGGGTCTGTGGTCGGCGGCTCTCGGCCAACCGGAGGGAACGACGCCGCGGCGCCGATGGATCTGGTTCTCAAAACAGACTCTGGGGTGTCGACGCCTGACAGCGGCCTGCTGACTACCATCCTGAACGACCTGAAGGGAATCGCTCCCCCCAGAAGCGACCTCGCTCTGAACCGGGAGTCCAGCTGCTCGTCCGACATCAGTAAAAAGCGCCGCAGGGTTCAGAGTCCGACCTCGAGCCAGGACGACGACGCCGTCGGAGACCAGAATCGGGGCTTTGACTCGCCGACATGTCGTGCCTCCGTCCCGCCTCTACCTCCTCTGGAGCGCCTGAAGGCGTGCGGCGTCCGGGAGGAGGGCCGGGACGCCCCCCCGCTCCTGAAGCAGGCCAGTCCGGTCAGGCCGTACAACCGCAACACACCGCCgccattaaaacacaaagactCCACCAGTCCACGCCT TTCCAACCCCATTGACCCCCGTCTGGGTGGCGCGCTGCCTAAAGGTAACCAGGCCATCCCTCCCATTTCAACGCTGAAGAG TAACAGAGAGGACACGTCAGAGAGGATCTCACTCTCTAGAGTCAGCTCAGTGCCAACGACGGCTCCCGATGACGGACTGTCACCCATTGACATGCACCCTAAACGTCCCAAATCTACCGTTGACATCCACTCTTCCAGCGCAGCTTCAGAGGGACCGACAGATGAGGCATCACTATTAGTAAATCACGAGGAAAGATCACCCCATGGTCATATGCCACCCGTTGACTTGTATCGTACAAGCCCTGTGCCACCCGTTGACGTCCATTCTTCTAGCTTTGTCAGCACCATGACTGACGAACACTTGAACCACACAGCCTTATCCTCCTCTGCCTTCCAGACACCACGTAGAAAGTGCAACTCTCAGTCCGAACCTACCGTTGATTCCCACTCAAAACGTCTCTGCCCCGCTGACTTTGACTCAAAACCGTGCAACCACTTCGACCCCAGCTCCGACCCTCCGTCCCCCATTGAGACCTCCTCAAAACACAGTGTCCCCGTTGACTCTCATCCAAAAAACTCTCTGAGAGCCTTTCAGCCCCCCGCGGACAATCACGTCACGTCTTCCCCGCGGTCCGACGAGAACCAGTGGCACTCAAACTCCTCCATTGACGCCCATTCGGACTCTCAGGCGCCCCTCGACGTTTGGAACGCGCAGACACGCCTGAACCGATGA
- the LOC139223171 gene encoding atrial natriuretic peptide receptor 1-like produces the protein MEQDEQREDGLSSRLQGLGTRFHSGLRRSEAQRLQRCVDTCLSVHLSVHLSLKAALSLSMKRRLWLVLWVCVLCVGPACCWHDLDNSEYDCWPLDQPNEYNMIDCGGLEMAWVVRPPETVKTGEVFSVTYSVTAQDSFYQWAIENHIFTHSSIGTAEAARRFCEHYDCPANWKDADGENCCIHHANIHSCPLGYMASESICGPWIPDDGKIFTHTISTSGKMTQTNWTAKVVLVHAGLTSLIAHIRVGRMQVALEAKSTVQPAVVCGDGVCEEAELCSTCPADCGECPMTPATKLAIGLPLSLLCLCVALTAVWLKYQKQKLLWDESWVIDFMTIKQDQEARMTMGSIMSVPVGNSDSNTSCVTALSSYTGQPGGRKTLFTCTGIYDGRTVAIKRIQTKTFSLSKTIRQEVKQVRELDHPNLCKFIGGCVEVPNVAIVTEYCPKGSLNDVLLNEEVPLNWGFRFSFATDIARGMSYLHQHRVCHGRLKSLNCVLDDRWVCKITDYGLRMYRRDDGAEPLSTYQQRLLEVYMPPEFHNSNMEPTLAGDVFSYSIILLEIATRSDPVPAEESGLESAWCPPLPELISSKADNTCPCPADYVELIRRCRSHNPAHRPTFDQIKKFVHRINPVKVSPVDMMMNLMEKYSKHLEVLVAERTQDLMHEKQRTDRLLYSMLPKQVADDLRQGKPMQAQSYVSATVFFSDIVGFTQLSSSSTPYQVVDFLNKLYTTFDDIIDNYDVYKVETIGDAYMVVSGVPQENGILHASEIASMALDLVGVCRTFRIPHKPNTQLQIRAGIHSGPVVAGVVGTKMPRYCLFGDTVNTASRMESTSLALKIQCSSSAFYLLEEIGGYVLDCRGTLQVKGKGDMVTYWLGGKKEKTSVVSKDVGPDAKTTKHITMETEAEKDGEQYSSMPGCLNDDLLLDTA, from the exons gtgtgtgttttgtgtgtcgGGCCGGCGTGTTGCTGGCATGACCTGGACAACAGTGAGTACGACTGTTGGCCTCTGGACCAACCCAACGAGTACAACATGATCGACTGTGGAG GCCTGGAGATGGCGTGGGTGGTCCGTCCTCCAGAGACGGTGAAGACCGGCGAGGTGTTCAGCGTCACATACTCGGTAACGGCGCAGGACTCTTTCTACCAGTGGGCCATCGAAAACCACATCTTCACACACAg CTCCATAGGAACCGCTGAAGCAGCTCGGAGGTTTTGTGAACATTACGACTGTCCGGCCAACTGGAAAGACGCTGACGGAGAAAACTGCTGCATTCATCACGCTAACATTCACTCCTGTCCTCTGGGGTACATG GCATCAGAGAGCATCTGTGGCCCCTGGATTCCCGACGACGGAAAaatcttcacacacaccatctctaCCTCCGGCAAGATGACCCAAACCAACTGGACAGCAAAG GTAGTTCTGGTCCACGCTGGCTTAACCTCGCTCATCGCTCATATACGAGTCGGTCGCATGCAGGTTGCTCTTGAGGCAAAAAGCACCGTGCAGCCTGCTGTAG TGTGTGGTGATGGTGTCTGTGAGGAGGCGGAGCTTTGTTCCACCTGTCCAGCTGACTGTGGTGAATGTCCGATGACCCCGGCCACCAAGCTGGCCATCGGCCTGCCGCTCAGCCTGCTCTGCCTCTGCGTCGCACTGACTGCTGTG TGGCTGAAGTACCAGAAACAGAAGCTGCTGTGGGACGAGAGCTGGGTCATCGACTTCATGACAATAAAACAAG aTCAGGAAGCTCGTATGACCATGGGCAGTATAATGAGCGTACCGGTGGGTAACAGCGACAGTAACACCAGCTGTGTGACCGCTCTCAGCTCCTACACAGGAcaaccagggggccgaaaaaCACTGTTCACCTGCACTGGGATATA TGACGGCAGGACAGTGGCCATCAAAAGGATTCAAACAAAGACCTTCTCTCTGTCCAAAAccatcagacaggaagtcaaacaagtcag GGAGCTTGATCACCCCAACCTGTGTAAGTTCATCGGCGGGTGCGTTGAGGTGCCCAATGTTGCCATAGTGACCGAATACTGCCCGAAAGGAAGCCTTAATGATGTTCTTCTTAACGAGGAGGTCCCGCTGAACTGGGGCTTCAG GTTTTCCTTCGCTACAGACATCGCCAGAGGGATGTCGTACCTCCACCAACACAGGGTCTGTCACGGCCGACTCAAGTCCCTGAACTGTGTCTTAGACGACCGCTGGGTCTGCAAAATAACCG ATTACGGGCTGAGGATGTATCGCAGGGATGATGGGGCGGAGCCTCTTTCCACCTATCAGCAGAGACTCTTGGAGGTGTACATGCCGCCCGAGTTTCATAACTCTAACATGGAGCCGACGCTGGCTGGAGACGTGTTCAG TTACTCCATCATTCTGCTGGAGATTGCTACTCGCAGTGACCCTGTTCCA GCTGAGGAGTCTGGTCTGGAGAGCGCCTGGTGTCCTCCTCTACCAGAGCTGATCTCCAGTAAGGCCGATAACACCTGCCCCTGTCCTGCCGACTACGTAGAG TTGATCCGGCGATGTCGCTCTCATAATCCCGCCCACCGACCGACCTTTGACCAAATCAAGAAGTTTGTTCACCGGATCAACCCGGTCAAAGTCAGCCCGGTGGACATGATGATGAACCTG ATGGAGAAGTACAGTAAACACCTGGAGGTGTTGGTGGCCGAGCGGACTCAGGATCTGATGCATGAGAAACAGAGGACGGACAGGCTGCTGTACA GTATGCTTCCTAAACAGGTAGCTGATGACCTGCGACAGGGGAAACCGATGCAGGCTCAGAGTTACGTCAGCGCCACCGTCTTCTTCAG tgatatTGTGGGCTTCACACagctgtccagcagcagcacccctTACCAGGTTGTGGACTTCCTCAACAAGCTCTACACCACGTTTGACGACATCATCGACAACTACGACGTCTATAAGGTGGAAACCATCGGAGACGCCT ACATGGTGGTGTCCGGCGTTCCCCAGGAGAACGGGATCCTCCACGCCTCAGAGATCGCCAGCATGGCTCTGGACCTGGTGGGAGTCTGTCGCACCTTCAGGATCCCCCACAAACccaacacacagctgcagataCGAGCCGGGATTCACTCTG GCCCGGTGGTGGCGGGGGTTGTCGGGACGAAGATGCCTCGTTACTGTCTGTTCGGAGACACTGTCAACACGGCGTCTCGGATGGAGTCCACCAGCCTGG CCCTGAAGATCCAGTGCAGCTCCAGTGCGTTTTACCTGCTGGAGGAGATCGGCGGCTACGTGCTGGACTGCAGGGGGACGCTGCAGGTCAAG GGGAAAGGGGACATGGTGACCTACTGGTTGGGGGGGAAGAAGGAGAAGACGTCTGTGGTCTCCAAGGACGTCGGCCCCGACGCCAAGACGACCAAACACATCACCATGGAGACGGAGGCggagaaagatggagagcagTACTCCTCCATGCCCGGGTGTCTGAACGACGACCTCCTGCTGGACACGGCCTGA